A genomic region of Papaver somniferum cultivar HN1 chromosome 7, ASM357369v1, whole genome shotgun sequence contains the following coding sequences:
- the LOC113295118 gene encoding uncharacterized protein LOC113295118, producing the protein MKELWFLRNECTYGKGKCDHNATKKKIKQSIADGDLRLTTNMWNKQYDLQILKTFGLKTRGVKNLIIKEVFFQLPEQGKLLLCCDGASIGNPGCAGYGILGILSTGEFVIAISGGLGISTNYYAEVFAILMEGEWVIHHAFNEIVFRTDSKAAISAFQSNKLPWFAVPRWEKICAKIDSCNFKHSYREVNFSADSMAKKGAMLRRGEHKIFESKPPFLNSLENPDQVYFRFC; encoded by the coding sequence ATGAAGGAACTCTGGTTTCTGAGAAATGAATGTACTTATGGTAAAGGGAAATGTGATCACAATGCCActaagaagaagataaaacaatCAATTGCAGATGGTGATCTCAGATTGACTACAAATATGTGGAACAAGCAGTATGATCTACAGATACTGAAGACTTTTGGTCTGAAGACAAGGGGTGTGAAAAATCTGATCATTAAAGAAGTCTTCTTTCAGTTACCAGAACAGGGGAAATTACTACTTTGTTGTGATGGAGCCTCCATAGGAAACCCAGGATGTGCAGGTTATGGTATTTTGGGAATACTTAGCACTGGAGAATTTGTTATTGCTATTTCAGGTGGTCTaggtatctctaccaactactaTGCAGAGGTATTTGCAATTCTAATGGAAGGAGAGTGGGTCATCCATCATGCTTTCAATGAGATTGTATTCAGAACAGATTCAAAAGCTGCAATAAGTGCTTTTCAGAGTAATAAGCTTCCATGGTTTGCAGTCCCAAGGTGGGAAAAGATCTGCGCAAAGATAGATTCTTGTAATTTCAAACATAGTTACAGAGAAGTTAATTTCTCTGCAGATTCAATGGCAAAGAAAGGAGCAATGTTAAGAAGAGGAGAACATAAAATATTTGAAAGTAAACCCCCTTTTTTGAATAGTCTAGAAAATCCTGATCAAGTGTATTTTAGATTTTGTTAG